A region of Kribbella sp. NBC_01245 DNA encodes the following proteins:
- a CDS encoding biotin/lipoyl-binding carrier protein has product MSHTVVAELVANVWKVTAKAGDTVGPEDTLVILESMKMEIPVLAEVAGTIVEMKVVEGEVVNDGDPIAVIEED; this is encoded by the coding sequence GTGAGTCACACCGTGGTTGCCGAGCTGGTGGCGAACGTCTGGAAGGTGACCGCCAAGGCCGGGGATACCGTTGGACCCGAGGACACGCTGGTGATCCTGGAATCGATGAAGATGGAGATACCGGTGCTGGCCGAGGTGGCCGGCACAATCGTCGAGATGAAGGTCGTCGAGGGCGAGGTTGTCAACGACGGCGACCCGATAGCCGTCATAGAAGAAGACTGA